GCGCTGGCGGACGGGGCACACGCCGACGCCGCCATCGGCCTGCACGAGTGCGCCCGGCTGTCCCTGCCGGCCCCGGAGCGGGCCCCCGCCGATCTGCACCTGGAGGGCGCGTTCCTGCGGGCACGGTGGGCGTACGCGGAGGCCTGCCGGTCGGGCGAGCCCAAGCTCATGGGGCGGGTGGCGCGCGCCTTCGCGGACATGGGGGCCGGCTTGTTCGCGGCCGAGGCGTACGCCGAACTCGCGCGCTTCCACCAGCGTGCCGGGGGCGCCAAGGCGGCCACCGCCGCCACGGCCAGGGCCCGGGAACTGCTGCGCGGCTGCGGCCCGGTGGACACCCCGCCCCTGCGCTTCCTCGGTCGGTCCGCGCTCCTGTCTGACCGGGAGAGACTGATCGCCGGCCTCGCGGCGGGCGGTCTCTCGGACAAGGAGGTGGCCGAGCGGCTGAGCCTGTCGGTGCGCACGGTCAACAACCATCTGTACCGGGTCTACCGGAAGGTGGGCGCCGCGAACCGTCGGGACCTACGGGTACTGATGACGCGGCGCAGCGCCGTGTGAGGCCGCACGGCCCGGGTGCTCCGTCCTGCGCATGACGGGCCGGGCGGGGGCGTCGGACCGGGCGGGGACGTCGGGTGTACGGGTGGCCGGCGGGGCGGGCCGGCCCGGCGCCGGGCGTGGATTCAGCGGCGGCGTCGTCGCGCCGGCGGCTTTTCCCCCTGGGCACGCATGAGCGCTTCGGTGTCCGTCATGTAGGCCTCGACTGCCCGGCGGGCGGCGTCCTCGTCCCCCGCTGCCACGGCCTCCGCCACCGGGTGGAGGCGGTCCGCGGCGGCTTCGGCGTCCTGGAACGGCTGGGCGAGCGCCTGCCGCACCGGAAGATAGCCGCCGAGCAGGGTGTTCGTCATGAGCAGATAGACGCGGTTGCCGGTGGCGCGGGCCAGCGTGCGGTGGAACTCTGCGTCGGCGAGCTGCACTTGGTCGCTGTCGCTGCCGGTGCGCACCGCGGCGACCTGCTGCCGCAGCTCCGCGATGTGCGGCGGGCCGGCCCGGCGCGCGGCCAGAGCACCGAGCAACGCGCCCACTTGGCGGCGCACTTCGAAGATCTCACCCAGCCAGGCGTCGTCGCGCAGCACCAGGACCGGCAGCAGCTCGGCCGTGCCCAGCCGCCAGAAGTCCCGCACGCGGGTACCGACGCCGTGCCGGGTCTCGACCAGCCCGGACTGCATCAGGCGGACGAACGCGTGCTTGAGTGTGGTGCGGTTGACCCCGTAGGAGGCGGCGAGTTCACGCTCGGGCGGCAGCAGTGCGCCCACCGGGTGCCGCCCGTCGATGATCGCGTCGCGCAGCCGGCGCTCCAAGGCGTCGACCGTCGTGTCACGGGTGATCGGTTCCTCCACCGGCGCCCTCACCGCTCTCCCCCACTAGCGCCGCCCGAGCGGCCGTCCGCCCGTGCCGTGCGCGCACCACCGTACAAGGCCGCCTCCCGGGCCCGTCAGGTGGCCGCGTCGTCCCCACGTCGTCCCGCCCCGGCCGTGCAGACGCGTTGACGGACGGCGGGCAGGTGGGTGACGCTACGTCCGTCCGGTTCATTGGCTCAGCCACTGGTCCTCTTTCGGTGACGGCGATTCGGTGACGGCGAGCCGCAGGGTGTCACCAACGGGTCGCCGTACGGCGTCACGGCACCGCCGACGTGCAGGAAGCAACCCGAGACGTGCAGGAAGCACCCCGATGAAGACAACGAGTCCGGCCGGCCGGCTCCGGCCCGAGCGCCCCTGGCCCCTGCTCGGCCGCGACGCGGAGCTGGACGAGGCGGCCCGCGCGCTGTGCGACCCGCGCGGCACCGGTGTGCTGGTGGCCGGAGCATGCGGCACCGGCCGCAGCAGACTGGCGTACGAGTGCGCGCAGTTGGCCCGCCGCCGAGGTCATCCGGAGTTGCGCGTCACGGCCACCCCCGCGGCCCGCTCGGTGCCGTTCGGCGCCCTGGCCCACCTGCTGCGGCCCGGCTCCGACGGCGCCCCGCCCACGCTGAGCGGCACCGGGCCGGCCTCCGGGCAGCGACCCGTGCTGCTCCTGGACGACGCCCACCACCTGGACGGGGCGTCGGCCGGGCTGCTCGGCTCCTGGCTGCGCACCGGCCGGGTGGCCCTGGTGGCCACCACCGATGCCGCGCGTCCTCCCGTCTGGCCGGACCTTGCACTGCACCGCGTCCATCTGCGGCCTCTGCCCCAGGCGGTGGTGACCGATCTGGTCGAGCGGGTGCTGGGCGGGGCCGTCGAGCGCAGAGCGGTGCGCATGCTGCACCGGGCCAGCGGCGGACGACCGCGAGACCTGCGCGAACTGGTGGACGG
This Streptomyces decoyicus DNA region includes the following protein-coding sequences:
- a CDS encoding FadR/GntR family transcriptional regulator → MEEPITRDTTVDALERRLRDAIIDGRHPVGALLPPERELAASYGVNRTTLKHAFVRLMQSGLVETRHGVGTRVRDFWRLGTAELLPVLVLRDDAWLGEIFEVRRQVGALLGALAARRAGPPHIAELRQQVAAVRTGSDSDQVQLADAEFHRTLARATGNRVYLLMTNTLLGGYLPVRQALAQPFQDAEAAADRLHPVAEAVAAGDEDAARRAVEAYMTDTEALMRAQGEKPPARRRRR